One Paraburkholderia kururiensis DNA window includes the following coding sequences:
- a CDS encoding ATP-binding cassette domain-containing protein, translating to MNDPAVSNATSPDADVLIRLAGISKTFGRVKALSNVSFDFHAGECVGIAGHNGAGKSTLMAVLTGVFTPEEGTLAIDGRAVSHYDPNAARAAGVRCVFQELSLCANLGVAENMTIVHPGLRGGDWRKRATRLMREQLDAIFPGHGLKGHELIGDLTLTQRQMVEIARAFTVTGDPVKLVILDEPTSSLDAHTAQQLLAYIRRAGERGIATILISHMLGEIAEAAHRVLVMRDGRVAAVLPRESITHDAIIRAMGQHVDVEPDAAAAAQGARSAAAQDAGAYSWALGGQRQWRIEAPHGEVIGLAGLAGQGQSEALLSIYEAATKSHERVAFVAGDRARDGVFPLWSIAQNLDIRWLLDRMKNGTARRPSLANVIDRRAAQDVADAWRERIGIRGAPMKANILSLSGGNQQKVLFARALASDAKLILMDDPTRGVDIGTKRDIYQLVRNEAARGRTFIWYTTENDEFAYCDRTYVFRAGGITRMLLSHECDEQSLLAASFEEAHA from the coding sequence TTGAACGATCCAGCTGTATCGAACGCCACCTCGCCGGACGCCGACGTGCTGATCCGCCTTGCCGGCATCAGCAAGACGTTCGGACGCGTGAAGGCGCTCTCCAACGTAAGCTTCGATTTTCACGCGGGCGAGTGCGTGGGCATTGCCGGCCACAACGGCGCGGGCAAGTCCACGTTGATGGCCGTGCTGACGGGCGTGTTCACGCCCGAAGAGGGCACCCTCGCCATCGACGGTCGCGCGGTGAGTCACTACGACCCGAACGCCGCGCGAGCCGCGGGCGTGCGCTGCGTGTTTCAGGAACTGTCGCTCTGCGCGAACCTGGGCGTGGCGGAAAACATGACCATCGTGCATCCCGGGCTGCGCGGCGGCGACTGGCGCAAGCGCGCCACGCGCCTCATGCGCGAACAGCTCGACGCGATCTTTCCGGGCCACGGGTTGAAGGGCCATGAACTGATCGGCGACCTCACGCTCACGCAGCGCCAGATGGTCGAAATTGCGCGCGCTTTCACGGTGACGGGCGACCCCGTCAAGCTCGTGATTCTCGACGAGCCCACCTCGAGCCTGGACGCGCACACCGCGCAGCAATTGCTCGCGTACATTCGCCGCGCGGGCGAGCGCGGCATCGCCACCATTCTCATCAGCCACATGCTGGGCGAGATTGCCGAAGCCGCGCACCGCGTGCTCGTGATGCGCGATGGACGCGTGGCCGCCGTGCTGCCGCGCGAGTCGATCACGCACGACGCGATCATTCGCGCGATGGGCCAGCACGTGGACGTCGAACCCGACGCCGCCGCCGCGGCGCAAGGCGCGCGCAGCGCCGCCGCGCAGGATGCGGGCGCCTATAGTTGGGCGCTGGGCGGCCAGCGGCAATGGCGCATCGAAGCCCCGCACGGCGAGGTGATTGGCCTTGCGGGGCTGGCGGGCCAGGGGCAGAGCGAGGCGCTGCTCTCCATCTACGAAGCGGCGACGAAAAGCCATGAGCGCGTGGCGTTCGTGGCCGGCGACCGCGCACGCGACGGCGTGTTTCCGCTGTGGTCCATCGCGCAGAACCTCGACATTCGCTGGCTGCTCGACCGCATGAAGAATGGCACGGCGCGGCGGCCGTCGCTTGCGAACGTGATCGACCGACGCGCCGCACAGGACGTAGCCGACGCGTGGCGCGAACGCATCGGCATTCGCGGCGCGCCGATGAAAGCCAACATTCTTTCGCTTTCGGGTGGCAATCAGCAAAAGGTGCTGTTCGCCCGCGCACTTGCTTCGGATGCCAAACTGATTCTCATGGACGACCCCACGCGCGGCGTCGATATCGGCACCAAGCGCGACATCTACCAGCTCGTGCGCAACGAAGCCGCGCGCGGCCGCACGTTCATCTGGTACACCACCGAGAACGACGAATTCGCCTACTGCGACCGCACCTACGTGTTTCGCGCAGGCGGTATCACGCGCATGCTGCTCTCGCACGAATGCGACGAGCAGTCGCTGCTTGCGGCCAGCTTCGAGGAGGCCCACGCATGA
- a CDS encoding ABC transporter substrate-binding protein: MVGAVGMAYGQAATGNTSSMKIALSNNYAGNSWRQTMLKSWAEVADPAVKSGVVAAAPTFTTAENQATEQAQQIQNLILQGYKAIVIDAASPTALNGVIKQACGAGVTVVTFDGIATEPCAYRIAVDFHKLGSMQVDYMAKRLNGKGNLLEIRGLAGVSVDDEIHRGIVDELKKYPGLKIVGSVHGDWTQTVAQKQVAGILPTLPKIDGVVAQGGDGYGAANAIKEAGRPTPIIILGNRQEELAWWAAQRKTGNYDTLSVTIPPGCSTFAFWVAQQLLAGKKLPHDIQMPLLEVQADQLDSVLAKTPQGGLANKLYTRDEVLKVVDAK, translated from the coding sequence ATGGTCGGCGCCGTCGGCATGGCGTACGGGCAGGCCGCCACCGGCAACACCTCGTCCATGAAAATCGCGCTTTCCAACAACTACGCGGGCAACAGTTGGCGGCAGACCATGTTGAAAAGCTGGGCCGAGGTGGCCGACCCGGCCGTGAAGTCCGGCGTCGTGGCCGCGGCCCCCACCTTCACCACCGCCGAAAACCAGGCCACCGAGCAGGCCCAGCAGATCCAGAACCTGATCCTGCAGGGCTACAAGGCCATCGTCATCGACGCCGCCTCGCCCACCGCGCTCAACGGCGTCATCAAGCAGGCCTGCGGAGCCGGCGTCACGGTGGTCACGTTCGACGGCATCGCCACCGAACCCTGCGCCTACCGCATTGCCGTGGACTTCCACAAGCTCGGCTCCATGCAGGTGGACTACATGGCCAAACGCCTGAACGGCAAGGGCAACCTGCTCGAGATTCGCGGGCTGGCGGGCGTTTCGGTAGACGACGAAATCCATCGCGGCATCGTGGACGAACTCAAGAAGTACCCGGGCCTCAAGATTGTCGGCTCCGTGCATGGCGACTGGACGCAGACGGTGGCGCAGAAGCAGGTGGCCGGCATTCTGCCCACGCTGCCGAAGATCGACGGCGTCGTGGCGCAAGGCGGCGACGGCTACGGCGCGGCCAACGCGATCAAGGAAGCGGGGCGTCCCACGCCCATCATCATTCTGGGCAACCGCCAGGAAGAACTCGCGTGGTGGGCGGCGCAGCGCAAGACCGGCAACTACGACACGCTTTCCGTCACCATTCCGCCGGGCTGCTCGACGTTCGCGTTCTGGGTGGCGCAACAGTTGCTGGCCGGCAAGAAGCTGCCGCACGACATCCAGATGCCGCTGCTCGAAGTGCAGGCCGACCAGCTCGACAGCGTGCTCGCGAAGACGCCGCAAGGCGGTCTCGCCAACAAGCTCTATACGCGCGACGAAGTGCTCAAGGTGGTGGACGCGAAGTAG
- a CDS encoding GntR family transcriptional regulator, whose product MKSERNDPQQFIARVLPGKPALDRAQPLSTQIYKLLREAIVTMAILPGDVVFERALSETLGISRTPVREALQQLAREELVTIAAQSGTFVAPVRREQFAESALLRRVLESASIRRAAERISDRELHLLHDIQEMHRRAVERGDSVESIRQDNRFHTTVGNAAQLPKALQLIELVRAPIDRVRYVTAREPEEGALTLAQHQQVIDALVRHDADAAERALLAHLDDALQRQQRVFDAHVDLFESEE is encoded by the coding sequence ATGAAATCAGAACGTAACGATCCGCAGCAGTTCATTGCGCGCGTGCTGCCCGGCAAGCCTGCGCTCGACCGCGCCCAGCCGCTGTCCACGCAAATCTACAAGCTGTTGCGCGAAGCCATTGTGACCATGGCGATCCTGCCGGGGGATGTCGTCTTCGAACGCGCGTTGAGCGAAACGCTGGGCATTTCCCGTACGCCGGTGCGCGAGGCGCTTCAGCAGCTCGCGCGCGAAGAACTCGTGACCATCGCGGCGCAGTCCGGCACGTTCGTCGCGCCGGTGCGCCGCGAGCAGTTCGCCGAAAGCGCCCTGCTGCGGCGCGTGCTGGAAAGCGCGAGCATTCGGCGCGCGGCGGAGCGCATCAGCGACCGCGAGCTGCATCTGCTGCACGACATTCAGGAAATGCACCGGCGCGCGGTGGAACGCGGCGATTCGGTGGAATCGATCCGCCAGGACAATCGCTTTCACACGACGGTGGGCAACGCCGCGCAGTTGCCGAAGGCGCTCCAGCTGATCGAACTGGTGCGTGCGCCCATCGACCGCGTGCGTTACGTCACGGCTCGCGAGCCCGAAGAAGGCGCGCTCACGCTCGCGCAGCACCAGCAGGTCATCGACGCGCTTGTGCGGCACGACGCCGATGCCGCCGAGCGCGCGCTGCTCGCGCATCTCGACGATGCGCTACAGCGCCAGCAGCGCGTGTTCGACGCGCACGTGGATCTGTTCGAAAGCGAGGAATGA
- a CDS encoding methyl-accepting chemotaxis protein, whose product MLATIRARILATCVAIVATALIMTGGLVYVVVKHHNDETINENLKSTLAGQALAIDQWIASRAKQVGVLADAVPAGDGDPMPSLRLVMQSGGFIAVTLGLADKTAYSPTPLPAGYDPTARPWYKQVVAAGHPIVTSIYRDAVTGKPTFSFVAPVMRDGSMKGAIAAGVLLEGVSGIVAAIHPTPASSAFLVDKNGNLLALGKTDLIMKPATDLSPDLTAQALDSLQSADAPIEVTIDGATKLLRAEPIAGTDWRLVLALDKSDVTAGMRAVATTTLVCIIVVVLVAAALVGALTNAAFRRILLVRDALNDVSSGSGDLSKRLPEEGNDEAAQIAHAFNLFNAKISTTLLQIRESTESVRVASSEIAQGNQDLSSRTEHTASSLQETAAALEEIAGTARNSADAVAQMSQLAESASGVAMRGGQVVSEVVSTMNEITQASTEIADIIGVIDGIAFQTNILALNAAVEAARASEHGRGFAVVAGEVRALAQRSAQAAREIKALIESSVGKIEAGSRLVQTAGTTMDEIVAGVRGITNVIGEISVATNEQSTGLGQVNQALSQLDHSTQQNAALVEQSAASAALLREQAEKLAQAVGGFRLAGVRG is encoded by the coding sequence ATGCTTGCAACGATTCGAGCGCGTATTCTCGCGACCTGTGTCGCTATCGTCGCCACGGCGCTCATCATGACGGGCGGTCTTGTCTATGTCGTGGTCAAGCACCACAACGACGAGACCATCAACGAGAATCTGAAGTCGACGCTCGCAGGGCAGGCGCTCGCCATCGATCAGTGGATCGCAAGCCGCGCGAAGCAGGTGGGCGTGCTGGCCGACGCCGTGCCCGCGGGCGACGGCGACCCGATGCCGTCCCTGCGGCTCGTCATGCAGTCCGGCGGTTTCATTGCGGTGACGCTGGGTCTGGCCGACAAGACGGCTTACTCGCCCACGCCGCTGCCGGCCGGTTACGACCCCACGGCGCGGCCCTGGTACAAGCAGGTGGTGGCCGCGGGCCATCCCATCGTGACCAGCATCTATCGCGATGCCGTAACGGGCAAGCCCACGTTCTCGTTCGTTGCGCCCGTCATGCGTGACGGTTCGATGAAAGGCGCCATCGCCGCAGGCGTGCTGCTGGAAGGCGTGAGCGGCATCGTGGCCGCCATTCATCCCACGCCGGCAAGTTCGGCGTTTCTCGTCGACAAGAACGGCAATCTGCTGGCCCTCGGCAAGACCGATCTCATCATGAAGCCGGCCACCGACCTTTCGCCGGACCTCACGGCCCAGGCGCTCGATTCGCTGCAGTCGGCGGACGCGCCCATCGAAGTAACCATCGACGGCGCAACGAAGTTGCTGCGTGCCGAGCCCATTGCCGGCACCGATTGGCGACTCGTACTCGCGCTCGACAAGTCGGACGTCACGGCCGGCATGCGCGCCGTGGCCACCACGACGCTCGTGTGCATCATCGTTGTCGTGCTGGTGGCGGCGGCACTGGTGGGCGCGCTCACGAACGCGGCCTTCCGGCGCATCCTGCTCGTACGCGACGCGCTCAACGACGTGAGCAGCGGCAGCGGCGACCTTTCGAAGCGTCTGCCCGAAGAAGGCAACGACGAAGCCGCGCAGATCGCGCACGCCTTCAACCTGTTCAACGCGAAAATCAGCACGACGCTGCTGCAGATTCGCGAGAGTACCGAGTCGGTGCGGGTGGCCAGTTCCGAGATTGCGCAAGGCAACCAGGATCTGTCGAGCCGCACCGAGCACACGGCGTCCAGTCTCCAGGAAACCGCCGCCGCGCTCGAAGAGATTGCCGGCACCGCGCGCAACTCCGCGGATGCAGTGGCGCAGATGAGCCAGCTCGCGGAGTCGGCCTCGGGCGTCGCGATGCGCGGCGGCCAGGTGGTGAGCGAGGTCGTGTCGACCATGAACGAGATCACGCAGGCCTCCACGGAGATTGCGGACATCATCGGCGTGATCGACGGCATTGCCTTCCAGACCAACATCCTCGCGCTCAATGCGGCGGTGGAGGCGGCACGCGCCAGCGAGCACGGCCGCGGCTTCGCCGTGGTGGCCGGCGAAGTGCGCGCGCTCGCGCAGCGCAGCGCGCAGGCGGCGCGTGAAATCAAGGCGCTGATCGAGTCGTCGGTGGGCAAGATCGAAGCGGGTTCGCGCCTCGTGCAGACCGCGGGCACGACGATGGACGAGATCGTGGCAGGCGTGCGCGGCATCACGAACGTGATCGGCGAAATCAGCGTGGCGACGAACGAGCAGAGCACCGGGCTCGGTCAGGTCAACCAGGCGCTTTCGCAGCTCGATCATTCGACGCAGCAGAACGCGGCGCTGGTGGAGCAGTCGGCGGCATCGGCGGCGCTCTTGCGCGAACAGGCCGAGAAGCTCGCGCAGGCCGTGGGCGGGTTCAGGCTGGCGGGCGTGCGGGGCTAA
- a CDS encoding methyl-accepting chemotaxis protein: MYLGNMKIGVRLGAGFGFVLLLMTALIVVGLVRLTSIGTINDRLVGREWVKADAAHTIDVLTRANARGTMELFVTTDASKVAAIYERIDGNKKAITEALNTLGTLAESPEEKAQLEQTTVARVAYVKSFSEVAQLLKDGKRDEATATLNGATLPALDTLQARIKDMVDWQTQLVKASAARGRQDIDSARHLMVELGVAAVLMGIGFAWAITRSITHPLGEAVRVARTVASGDLTSHIDVRTNDETGQLLHSLKDMNESLKQIVRKVHHGADTIASASSQIANGNLDLSSRTEEQASSLEETVASMEQLTSTVRQNADNARQADHLARSASEVAVKGGAVVRQVVGTMNDIKVSAGKMVDIIGVIDGIAFQTNILALNAAVEAARAGEDGRGFAVVAGEVRNLAQRSAVAAREIKELIGGSVANVDMGGELVAQAGATMDEILHSVQRVTDIMGNITAASEEQSLGIEQINQAMGQMDQVTQQNAALVEEAAAAAGSLHEQANQLALTVGAFKVEGANPAFA, from the coding sequence ATGTATCTGGGAAATATGAAAATCGGGGTGCGCCTTGGCGCGGGTTTCGGCTTTGTCTTATTGCTCATGACGGCGTTGATCGTGGTGGGGCTCGTGCGGCTGACGAGCATCGGCACGATCAACGACAGGCTGGTGGGCCGCGAATGGGTCAAGGCCGACGCGGCCCATACCATCGATGTGCTCACGCGAGCGAACGCGCGCGGCACCATGGAGCTGTTCGTCACGACGGACGCAAGCAAGGTCGCCGCGATATACGAACGCATCGACGGCAACAAGAAGGCCATCACCGAGGCACTGAATACGCTCGGCACGCTGGCGGAGAGTCCCGAAGAGAAGGCGCAACTCGAGCAGACCACGGTCGCACGTGTGGCCTACGTGAAGTCCTTCAGCGAGGTCGCGCAATTGCTGAAGGACGGCAAGCGCGATGAAGCTACCGCGACGTTGAACGGCGCAACGCTGCCCGCGCTGGACACGCTTCAGGCGCGCATCAAAGACATGGTGGACTGGCAGACTCAACTCGTGAAGGCGAGCGCCGCGCGTGGCCGGCAAGACATCGATTCGGCGCGGCATCTGATGGTCGAACTGGGCGTGGCCGCCGTGTTGATGGGCATTGGCTTCGCGTGGGCCATCACGCGGTCCATCACGCATCCGCTGGGCGAGGCGGTGCGTGTTGCACGCACGGTGGCCTCGGGCGATCTCACGAGCCACATCGACGTGCGCACGAACGACGAGACCGGCCAACTGCTGCACTCGCTCAAGGACATGAACGAAAGCCTCAAGCAGATCGTGCGCAAGGTGCATCACGGCGCGGACACCATCGCCTCCGCGTCGAGCCAGATCGCGAATGGCAACCTCGACCTGTCTTCGCGCACGGAAGAGCAGGCCAGTTCGCTCGAAGAGACGGTGGCCTCCATGGAACAGCTCACGAGCACCGTGAGGCAGAACGCGGACAACGCGCGGCAGGCCGATCACCTCGCGCGATCCGCATCGGAGGTCGCGGTGAAGGGCGGCGCCGTCGTGCGGCAGGTGGTGGGTACGATGAACGACATCAAGGTGTCGGCGGGCAAGATGGTGGACATCATCGGCGTGATCGACGGCATCGCGTTTCAGACCAACATCCTCGCGCTGAACGCCGCCGTGGAAGCGGCGCGCGCGGGCGAAGACGGGCGCGGCTTCGCGGTGGTGGCGGGCGAGGTGCGCAACCTCGCGCAACGCTCCGCGGTGGCGGCGCGCGAAATCAAGGAGCTGATCGGCGGTTCCGTGGCCAACGTGGACATGGGCGGCGAACTGGTGGCCCAGGCTGGCGCAACGATGGATGAGATTCTGCACAGCGTGCAGCGCGTCACCGATATCATGGGCAACATCACGGCGGCGAGCGAAGAGCAAAGCCTCGGCATCGAGCAGATCAACCAGGCCATGGGCCAGATGGATCAGGTCACGCAGCAGAACGCGGCGCTGGTGGAAGAGGCTGCCGCGGCCGCCGGCTCGCTGCATGAGCAGGCCAACCAGCTTGCGCTTACGGTGGGCGCATTCAAGGTGGAGGGCGCCAACCCGGCGTTCGCTTAG
- a CDS encoding TetR/AcrR family transcriptional regulator, with product MATVLDGAVHVFRERGYHATSVGDLSDATGLTAGSLYKAFGDKRGVFLAAFAHYVDMRNAALRKLLDRQPNGYEKIRAMLHFYAQSSHGSEGRRGCLVVSSATALATFDDEIAAQVEAAMRRTEDLLRQLLRQGQEDGSVAQHIDVTAVARVLLAVLQGFRLIGKSGRTRNDMVAAADQALKLLT from the coding sequence ATGGCTACGGTGCTCGATGGCGCCGTGCATGTCTTTCGCGAGCGCGGGTATCACGCCACTTCCGTGGGCGATCTGAGCGACGCAACGGGGCTTACCGCAGGCAGTCTTTACAAGGCATTCGGCGACAAGCGCGGCGTCTTTCTCGCGGCCTTCGCGCACTACGTGGACATGCGCAATGCCGCGCTGCGCAAGCTGCTGGACCGGCAACCAAACGGCTACGAAAAGATTCGCGCGATGCTGCACTTCTACGCGCAGTCGTCGCACGGCAGCGAAGGTCGGCGCGGCTGTCTCGTGGTTTCCAGCGCCACGGCGCTCGCCACCTTCGACGACGAAATCGCAGCCCAGGTCGAGGCTGCCATGCGGCGTACCGAAGACCTGCTGCGCCAATTGCTCCGGCAAGGGCAGGAAGACGGCTCGGTCGCGCAGCATATCGACGTAACGGCCGTGGCTCGCGTGCTGCTTGCCGTGCTCCAGGGTTTCCGGTTGATCGGCAAGTCGGGGCGCACGCGCAACGACATGGTGGCTGCAGCCGATCAGGCCCTGAAGCTGCTGACCTGA
- a CDS encoding alpha/beta fold hydrolase has product MQSPGESIMPSAAPISARAIDPGPVSLPDAQLYGFDHRFESVDGVRLHYVTGGKTDGETVVLLAGYPQSWFAWRKVMPLLGTRYRVIAPDLPGQGDSDRPLDGYDTQTLATRLHALLRKLDVQRCYLAGHDVGAWVAYPYAALFGEDVMRLALLDAGIPGITLPDALPIAPDRAWRTWHFAFHAIPDLPELLIEGKERTYLDWFLRRKTANPQTFSDTDMDEYVRVFTREGGLRAGLAYYRAADESARQNRALREKGKLQMPVLALSADQGSIPNMAAPLQACAANVQGVTIGHCGHFLPEEQPATVAAELARFFA; this is encoded by the coding sequence ATGCAATCACCAGGAGAGTCCATCATGCCCAGTGCCGCGCCCATCTCCGCACGTGCCATCGACCCCGGTCCGGTTTCGCTGCCGGACGCACAACTCTACGGGTTCGATCATCGCTTCGAAAGCGTCGACGGCGTCAGGCTTCATTACGTGACCGGCGGCAAGACAGATGGCGAGACGGTCGTTCTGCTCGCGGGTTATCCGCAAAGCTGGTTCGCGTGGCGCAAGGTCATGCCGCTGCTGGGCACGCGCTATCGGGTCATCGCGCCTGACCTGCCGGGCCAGGGCGATTCCGACCGTCCGCTGGACGGCTACGACACGCAAACGCTCGCCACGCGATTGCACGCGCTGCTTCGCAAGCTCGACGTGCAGCGCTGCTATCTCGCGGGGCACGACGTGGGCGCCTGGGTCGCGTATCCCTATGCCGCGCTATTCGGCGAAGACGTCATGCGCCTCGCCCTGCTCGACGCGGGCATTCCCGGCATCACGCTGCCCGACGCATTGCCCATTGCCCCGGATCGCGCGTGGCGCACCTGGCACTTCGCGTTTCACGCCATACCCGACCTGCCGGAATTGCTGATAGAAGGAAAAGAGCGCACCTACCTCGACTGGTTTCTGCGCCGCAAGACCGCGAACCCGCAGACGTTTTCCGACACCGACATGGACGAATACGTGCGCGTCTTCACGCGCGAAGGCGGCCTGCGTGCGGGGCTTGCCTACTATCGCGCGGCCGATGAATCGGCGCGCCAGAATCGCGCGCTCCGTGAGAAAGGCAAGTTGCAGATGCCCGTGCTCGCATTGAGCGCCGACCAGGGCTCCATCCCCAACATGGCCGCACCGCTCCAGGCCTGCGCCGCGAACGTGCAGGGCGTGACCATCGGACATTGCGGGCACTTCCTGCCCGAAGAGCAACCGGCCACCGTTGCTGCGGAACTCGCGCGCTTCTTCGCGTAG
- a CDS encoding zinc-dependent alcohol dehydrogenase, whose translation MRALTWHGKKDIRCDSVPDPAIEDPRDAIIKVSACAICGSDLHLFDGFMPGMESGDIMGHEFMGEVVEVGSGNSALKVGDRVVVPFTIICGECDQCRRGNFSVCERTNRNKSVADKVFGHTTAGLFGYTHLTGGYAGGQAEYVRVPFADKTHVKIPDGLTDEQVLFLGDIFPTGWQAAVQCDIEPHDTVAIWGAGPVGQMAIRSAVLLGAKQVISIDYVPERLAMARAGGAITIDFKEESVVERLKELTQGKGPEKCIDAVGMESHATRSIDSMYDRAKQAVMLETDRPHVLREMIYVCRPAGTLSVPGVYGGLLDKIPFGAAMNKGLTWRMGQTHVNRWTDDLLRRIQEGQIDPSFVITHTVPLERGPEMYKTFRDKEDGCIKVVLKP comes from the coding sequence ATGAGAGCGCTCACGTGGCACGGCAAGAAAGATATTCGGTGCGACAGCGTACCGGACCCCGCAATCGAAGATCCGCGCGACGCCATCATCAAGGTGAGCGCGTGCGCCATCTGCGGCTCGGACCTGCATCTGTTCGACGGTTTCATGCCCGGCATGGAGAGCGGCGACATCATGGGGCACGAGTTCATGGGCGAGGTGGTGGAAGTAGGCAGCGGCAACAGCGCGCTGAAAGTGGGCGACCGCGTGGTGGTGCCGTTCACGATCATTTGCGGCGAATGCGACCAGTGCAGACGCGGCAACTTCTCGGTATGCGAGCGCACCAATCGCAACAAGTCCGTGGCCGACAAGGTGTTCGGTCACACCACGGCGGGCCTCTTCGGCTACACGCATCTCACGGGCGGCTACGCGGGCGGGCAGGCCGAATACGTGCGCGTGCCGTTCGCCGATAAAACCCACGTGAAGATTCCCGACGGACTCACGGACGAGCAGGTGCTGTTTCTGGGCGACATCTTTCCCACGGGCTGGCAGGCGGCCGTGCAATGCGATATCGAACCGCACGATACGGTGGCCATCTGGGGCGCGGGGCCGGTGGGGCAGATGGCGATTCGCAGCGCCGTGCTGCTGGGCGCGAAGCAGGTGATCTCCATCGACTACGTGCCCGAGCGGCTTGCCATGGCGCGCGCGGGCGGCGCCATCACGATCGACTTCAAGGAAGAGAGCGTCGTGGAGCGCCTCAAGGAACTCACGCAAGGCAAGGGTCCGGAAAAGTGCATCGACGCCGTGGGCATGGAATCACATGCCACACGCTCCATTGATTCCATGTACGACCGCGCGAAGCAGGCCGTCATGCTGGAAACGGACCGTCCGCATGTGCTGCGCGAGATGATCTACGTGTGCCGGCCGGCGGGCACGCTTTCGGTGCCAGGCGTGTACGGCGGCCTGCTCGACAAGATTCCGTTCGGCGCTGCCATGAACAAGGGCCTGACGTGGCGCATGGGGCAAACGCATGTGAACCGCTGGACCGACGACCTGTTGCGCCGCATTCAGGAAGGGCAGATCGATCCGTCGTTCGTCATTACGCATACGGTGCCGCTGGAACGCGGGCCCGAGATGTACAAGACGTTCCGCGACAAGGAAGACGGCTGTATCAAGGTGGTGCTCAAGCCGTGA